Part of the Paenibacillus sp. FSL R7-0273 genome is shown below.
CGCAGCGATTTACTGGTTTCGCGGATCTTCTCCACGACCTCCAGCAGTTCGTTACCGCCTTGGTGAACCAAGACTTCGCCCAAGATGTTCCCCAGGAACCGTACGTCACGCCGCAGCAGGTTGTTGGAATTGCTTTTGCTGACAGCTGTCGTAAGTTCGGTCATGCTGCTCCCTCCATCCTCTTCCGGATCAATGTCCTAACATTGTCTATTCGAAGCTTTCCTCATATCATACAGTAAAAACAATCGGAAATCTCCAACTTATTACGCTGTAAAGCGCTGCAGTAATTACGATTATACACTAAATTCATTCTTTATACAGTCACAAAATAGTAATGTATCCTATTTTATTAGAATGGCTGGCTTAATGCGTATTTATGTGCAAGCTTTACATGGCATGTAGGTATTGATTGCATTATACACGGATTACGGAAGAATGGAAATTGGGGTTTTTGAAAAATAATCTGCTATGTATTGCAGGCCTGCTCAAATGGGCAGACCCGCGGATTGAATACGATTTACTCTTTTGTATATCCGGTCCGGTAATTAAAAGCCAGTTCAAATAAGCCTGTAGCCGATAAGCCGGCAAGTCCGCCCGCCCATAGCCTGAGGACGATATCCAGCTCAGTAAACGGATATGCGGCGGCACCTATCAGCATTCCTGTCGCAAGACCTGCAAACGGAATGGCGTTCCGCGGGAGATTAATATTATTTTTGATCAGCTGCACCAGCGCAAGAACAAACACGGCCAGCACTGACGCAAAGGTCATCACATTATCCAAAATATCACTGCGTACCATAAGCTCATTCCTTCCATATAAGTGTTCACTCTAATTAGAGAAGTATCTACTTCATCTACCGGCTGCTTGTAATTTCAACCGTCCGGGTCGCAGCGTTATAACTTACTCCTGCCCCTAACGCTTTTGCTACAGCACGTACCGGCACATAGGTAACCCCTGCTTCTATATATCCCTCGGCAATCTTGCACCCGTTGACGTTCACTATAGCCGGTATAGTATTTTTCACCCCGGTCTCCTCCTCTGTAATGATTAGCTTGCACACTGCATCAACTGCAGACGGAGCGGGCTGGGCCCCTGCCAACAGGTTTGCAATCGTCAGGCCAAAGCTCATCTGAAAATGAGGATAATCCTTGAAGCTGCTCCAGTCTCCGCCCCACTCGAACCCAAGTGCCTTAGCCTGCTGTACAACCTCCTGCCAATCAGCTGTGCCGTCCCGGTCTCCATCACGCTTCATATCCCATGATGCACTGGAGCCGTCCGGCAGCAGCAGCGCAAAATCAACCGCTAGCCCGTAGTTATGAAAGCTGTAGCCGCCCCGGGCATTGGTAACGATATTACCAGCAGAGGTACGTCCTTGGGCATACAGCCTGTCCTGTTCACTAAAGGTGCGGAGTCCCTGAGTTATAAGAACCGGAACACCGCAGGTGTAACAGCGTTCAATCAGCTTATCCGCGGCGGCGGACACGACCGGATGCAGTCCTTTTAGACGAGCGGCTGATTTAGCTTTGATCTGAGCCAGCGTCAGCATGCTTGGCACCTCCCTTTTTTAAATCTGAAAGTACAATGAACAAATCTCTCCGTCTGGTATACATCAGCACAGTCAGAATACTTAAGCCAAGTGTTGTACCCGTCTGGGCAACTGCCCATGCATGGGATTGGAGCGAAGCCAGCACCGCATCTGTGCCTACTGCACTGCTGAATCTGAGCCAGAAGGCCACAGCCATTTTCACTGTATATGCTCCCAGGAAAAAGAATGCTGCCAGCATAAATAAGCTGATTACCCTTGCCCGGATTCTCCGGCGGAAATACAAAAAAAGCGCAACCATTAGAAGCAGCGCACAAACAAACGAAATGAAATATGCTATTAATAAAACAACATCAATTATGCCCATCGTCTACACCCCGGTCATAAATTAAAAATTCGGCAAACCCGTTATTTCTGATTTCCTGTTGAATGTCCTGTGATACATCTTTATATCTGTGGATGGATAAGGCCACCCGGCCAGCAGCCCGGGCAAGCTCCTTTTCCCTGGCGCGATGCAGGGGTGATAGCCGCTTGATCCATTTGCTCAGCACGTTATCTCCCCCTGTTCTCCTCGTTTACTTCTTCGGCGGCGTGGTCAACCTTTAGCCGTTGCAGCACCTCCAGAGTCGGCGCCATAAAATCAGAGCGCTCTTTGTCGAGTATGTTCTGCAGCCGGTCCCGGTCATCCTCCGCACGCTCCAGCAGCTCCCGCGGCACCAGATTCCCCTTCACAATCGACCTAAGCAGCACCAGAAAAATCACCAGCAGCACCAAAGCCACTATATAGGCCAGCCCGTATTTATCGGCAAGCGGCAGCAGCTTTTCTAAATTCGCGATATCGTTGCTATTCATCCCCCCGCTCCTTTCTGGTTGTTAGAAATATGCCATCATAAATTGTTAAATCATTTATTCGTAGGCTGCCCAGTTGACTCCTGCCCAGTTTCCTGGACCAGGGTCTCTAAAATTGTAACCATAGTCCATATGAAACCCATTTGAAGTAATATACGTATTTTCCCCAGGTGATGCAGCACCAATTTTACTCATAGCATTAAAGTCCATAGGTTTATCTCTGTTTCCTAACCCAATCCACTCACTACCATCTGAATTATTTTTTGAAACTAGACTGAAAACTACGCCTGGACTTTGATTCATGTATCCATTTGCTGCTATACTCCAGTTTTGATATCCATGGCTAAATTTAGAAATTGTTCCATGTCCCCATACATCGTAGTATCCGAAGTTGTTATATATATCACGATTTCCGTAAACGATTCGATACTGATAGTGAACTAAATTTGGTGTAAAGCCTACGTTAATATCCCAGGGGGCATCAACATTACTTGCCATGACTTGCCATCCATTACTTAATGCTTTCCGTCCTCCGACATTTATCTGCCCGATCTTTGCCGCCAAAGTACCAAAATCATCGCTTCCTGATGCTGCTACTCCCTTGCCGCTAATGGCGGAGGCGATACTGCTTTTCCCATTAGCGACAGATTGAAAAAGGTCCGCGCTCCAAGCTCCCCAAACATTATTTTCTTTGGTTCGCATGAAGAATGAATTAACTCCTCCATTTAGACGGTGCGCCTTTTGAAGCACATAGCTAGTTGCATTCGAATGGCATTGAACCTCAATATAAAACCATGTTGCAGTTCCATCTGGAGAATTCTTCAAGCTATCTCCGTTATAAAAACCGTTGGCTGTTAAATTATTTAGGTCTGCGCCGCTAATAGCAAGAGATCTACCATCGTCACCAGTAAGTCTATACTTTTGCCACGCTTTAGCATCCGTGTATACCTTGGCATTATTCTCAGCCGTATTCGCCTTTGTCTGGGCACCTGCAGGCGTTTCCTTTGCATTAAGCTGAGTCTGAATGGCGCTGGTTACACCGTCCAAATATGCAAACTCCGCATTGGAGACAACACCTGTCCCAATTTTTGAAGCATCAATTGCTGCTGCTGCATTAATATCTGCATTGACAATAGCTCCAGCGGTAATAGCTGCTGTGCCTGCTCCGGCGGCCATGGTAATATCTCCGGCAATTGCCGGAAGCCTTGCTGCAGCGAGTGTTCCGCTAGTCAGGTCTCCTGCAGATCTTGTTGCCAGATCAGCGAGGGTCGAGCCCGTTTTACTGATCTTTCCCCAGCCGATAGCGGCAGCGCTGTTCACATCAGCGTCAACGATAACCCCAGCCGCAATAGCCGTTACCCCGTCACTAGTGCTCGTAACATCCCCGGTATGATTCGGGTGGGTGTAATTATTGGCTCCTGCAGCCACTCCGTCCAGCTTTGCCTTGTCTGCGGCACTCATTAAACCTGCAGCAGCTGAAGTAGCGGCTGAGGTACTGGCTTTAGCATTCCATGCGCTTTTCTCTGTGTCTGTGGCAAAGCGGTGGGTAGCATCTTCAGTGATCATCGTAGCCGGGTGGGTGGCCGGATGCGCATAATTGTTCGCACCGGCAGCCACACCGTCCAGCTTTGCTTTATCAGCTGCTGCCATAAGGCCAGCAGCGCTGGCCGTTGCCGCCGCTGTTGAAGCTTTGGCATTCCAGGCGGTGCGTTCAGCGGCAGTAATATGCTTCACTGCATCAGCAGCATGATCCTGTGCGCCCTTCACCGCAGTATCCAAAATATCCATATTGCCGTTGATATCCGCAATATCAACAATGTCTGTTCCATCCGGCTTTTTCAATCCCAGATTGCCTGTAGTTTTCATAGTTCACGCTCCTATTCGTATACTCTTAACTCGTTCCAGGTCCGCTCATGCGCACCTCTCCAGGTGAGTGCCTTGACTGAATCCCACCACGTATAGCTGTACACAAACTCGTAGGCCAGATGCGCCGGCTTAATCTCTTCAATGATCTGGATTAACCCGGACATATTAGCGGGGATACCCAGGGTACCTACAAACCGAACCTGGAAGCTGTACTCTCCCGGCACATCTACAACCTCAACATCCCCGCCTGAAAAAGCGGACGCCGTCCGCCGGATCATCTTCGGTGTAGTCGTTCCGCTTCCGCGCAGCTTCGCCTTGATCATCTCCCGGCGGGTCGCATAGGATTTAGTATTATCCGTAGTCAAGGCCAATACATTCTCCCAGCGGGCCAGCCCCCAGGTTGCCAATTCTACGTCCGTCTGTAATGCGGAATCTTCTATTGAATAGCGAAGCTGTCCACATTCTATACCATTGCTTTCCTGAATCTCTTCCATCTCAATGACACCCTGGTAATATTCAGGCAGGTATTGCATCAGGTCCGGCAGGGTGAATCCGGGCCCCTCCTGCAGAGAACGATCGGATGAATAGCTTATTGTTCCATATAAATGCTCGCCGTAGGCCATTGCTATACCCCCTTGAGCTGATTCCAGCTGATCGGTCCTTTGGGCATATGGTCATGCGTATGCCCCGCCGGCGGAAACACATCCGGCTTGCCGGCTATGCCGGACCAGGCTACGCTGTCTGCCGTCTGCGCATAATCGACCTTGCCGTTGTTGTTGGTGTCATAGATGCTTTTCAGCATGTCACCGGTACTCTGTGATGCGACCAGCAGCTTGTTCACGCTGCCTGTTCCGATATACAGCTTGCCGGTATCGGTGCAGTAGCCCAGCTCGCCCGCAGCAAGCACCCCCAGCGCACTTTCCGGCCCGCGGCGGATCTGTA
Proteins encoded:
- a CDS encoding holin, with protein sequence MVRSDILDNVMTFASVLAVFVLALVQLIKNNINLPRNAIPFAGLATGMLIGAAAYPFTELDIVLRLWAGGLAGLSATGLFELAFNYRTGYTKE
- a CDS encoding M15 family metallopeptidase, translated to MLTLAQIKAKSAARLKGLHPVVSAAADKLIERCYTCGVPVLITQGLRTFSEQDRLYAQGRTSAGNIVTNARGGYSFHNYGLAVDFALLLPDGSSASWDMKRDGDRDGTADWQEVVQQAKALGFEWGGDWSSFKDYPHFQMSFGLTIANLLAGAQPAPSAVDAVCKLIITEEETGVKNTIPAIVNVNGCKIAEGYIEAGVTYVPVRAVAKALGAGVSYNAATRTVEITSSR
- a CDS encoding pyocin knob domain-containing protein, with amino-acid sequence MKTTGNLGLKKPDGTDIVDIADINGNMDILDTAVKGAQDHAADAVKHITAAERTAWNAKASTAAATASAAGLMAAADKAKLDGVAAGANNYAHPATHPATMITEDATHRFATDTEKSAWNAKASTSAATSAAAGLMSAADKAKLDGVAAGANNYTHPNHTGDVTSTSDGVTAIAAGVIVDADVNSAAAIGWGKISKTGSTLADLATRSAGDLTSGTLAAARLPAIAGDITMAAGAGTAAITAGAIVNADINAAAAIDASKIGTGVVSNAEFAYLDGVTSAIQTQLNAKETPAGAQTKANTAENNAKVYTDAKAWQKYRLTGDDGRSLAISGADLNNLTANGFYNGDSLKNSPDGTATWFYIEVQCHSNATSYVLQKAHRLNGGVNSFFMRTKENNVWGAWSADLFQSVANGKSSIASAISGKGVAASGSDDFGTLAAKIGQINVGGRKALSNGWQVMASNVDAPWDINVGFTPNLVHYQYRIVYGNRDIYNNFGYYDVWGHGTISKFSHGYQNWSIAANGYMNQSPGVVFSLVSKNNSDGSEWIGLGNRDKPMDFNAMSKIGAASPGENTYITSNGFHMDYGYNFRDPGPGNWAGVNWAAYE
- a CDS encoding putative phage tail protein, producing MAYGEHLYGTISYSSDRSLQEGPGFTLPDLMQYLPEYYQGVIEMEEIQESNGIECGQLRYSIEDSALQTDVELATWGLARWENVLALTTDNTKSYATRREMIKAKLRGSGTTTPKMIRRTASAFSGGDVEVVDVPGEYSFQVRFVGTLGIPANMSGLIQIIEEIKPAHLAYEFVYSYTWWDSVKALTWRGAHERTWNELRVYE